In Papaver somniferum cultivar HN1 chromosome 1, ASM357369v1, whole genome shotgun sequence, a genomic segment contains:
- the LOC113290760 gene encoding uncharacterized protein LOC113290760 isoform X3: protein MARVAIWYNGKVVDDNPHNPKYVGGKFKMFDVGENIAVSEFFESVREKCGIGSSIRITINYRLFLSSTSAALVDIAGCDTLSDLLSGSEIHAFYVQKECAPAEEPNPREIIERTSAGSKEPFPRGTVERTSTGSQDSRVRVQGSSSAHVVPEQPNLNLLKTRSSTTVQTRAMRRQEQAPSGLARETVVADVADSSRLSPHHSFDNVIDGSSDSSSLDDEQHNEPLLISSWDGGQDEMESPTDNPTRPNTQASVRHSFQSRCRTP from the exons ATGGCACGCGTCGCCATATGGTATAATGGAAAGGTTGTCGATGACAACCCTCATAATCCGAAGTATGTGGGTGGGAAATTTAAAATGTTTGATGTTGGTGAGAATATAGCAGTGAGTGAGTTCTTTGAGAGTGTCAGAGAAAAATGTGGTATCGGGAGTAGTATCCGCATTACAATAAATTATCGTCTTTTCCTTAGCTCCACCTCTGCTGCGCTTGTTGACATTGCTGGATGTGACACACTTAGTGATTTGCTGTCGGGATCTGAGATACATGCATTTTATGTTCAAAAAGAATGTGCACCAGCCGAAGAACCGAACCCGAGGGAAATAATTGAGAG AACTTCTGCTGGTAGCAAGGAACCTTTCCCTAGAGGGACGGTTGAAAG AACATCTACTGGTTCCCAAGATAGTCGTGTTCGGGTTCAAGGCTCATCCTCAGCACATGTCGTTCCAGAGCAGCCAAATTT GAACCTTCTTAAGACGAGAAGCAGTACTACAGTACAGACACGTGCGATGAGGAG GCAAGAACAAGCTCCATCTGGCCTTGCTAGGGAAACCGTGGTAGCAGATGTTGCAGATAGTTCGAGGTTATCACCGCACCATTCTTTCGACAATGTCATAGACGGTTCATCTGATAG TTCCTCCTTGGATGATGAACAACACAATGAACCATTGTTGATCTCTTCTTGGGATGGTGGGCAGGATGAAATGGAATCTCCAACTGATAATCCAACACGCCCGAACACTCAAGCATCTGTGAGGCATAG